In Pleuronectes platessa chromosome 4, fPlePla1.1, whole genome shotgun sequence, the following proteins share a genomic window:
- the sorbs3 gene encoding vinexin isoform X1, which yields MQSQQLTEVVGDPNGSRLIYSGEAGFSSGQQILTSPEMTHEVVISPGLPTPPLSPFSSARQPSGEFKVSEVNGSGPTVLSFGSYYGPSQLHGGLSNGDHGSATLPRSWTPTREERLIKFSGIGPVDETGMPIASRSSVNKPRDWYKSMFRQIHKKPEEPELEDSERWSAERLQLSASTEESSDTDKNLFRLTPYGALPDWSEDVDKLSDLGKQHPQPRSIFDFEPGKSSTSEIQSQTYLSPKIQPEKPKPPSIEASLVSELSRFEAELDSEIQGLERTLSQKKQRRGRGEEARGRDPAAETANYSSSPASQQPVHRSVGTSLASAPTYVERLSPANETMELPPKKDEKKMKAARAKFNFQAQSPKELTLHKGDIVYIHRQVDANWFEGEHHGRAGIFPTSYVEIVPPTEKPTPIKSPTLQVLDYGEAVALFNFNGDLPVELSFRKGEVINITRQIDEKWLEGRITGTSRSGIFPVNYVQVNKMPRTKYSTDDYSPGPMSPVSPGPQSPGRPLHSPHSPFSPTSLSPRPEHSPLMPSSPVFYSSQVSQSRSPTQTATPKEMANHWPHSTYKTASPTNQNNHLAGTHLANQSSAPRAVSPSTQSSASSHRAGATAVNTSRYTEPSQGSIPNQAAPSNPHVNSLLKTHFPNDVATSVGQRKPYKAVYNYRPQNSDELELREGDIVQVMEKCDDGWFVGTSERTRAFGTFPGNYVAPV from the exons ATGCAGTCTCAG CAGCTTACGGAAGTGGTTGGCGATCCAAATGGCTCCCGGCTGATCTACTCCGGGGAGGCTGGATTTTCATCAGGGCAGCAGATACTAACTTCTCCTGAGATGACCCATGAGGTGGTCATCTCCCCTGGACTCCCTACTCCTCCCTTGAGCCCTTTCAGCTCAGCTAGACAGCCATCTGGAGAGTTCAAG GTTTCAGAAGTGAATGGAagtggcccaacagtcctcagCTTTGGATCATATTATGGCCCCTCACAATTGCATG GTGGACTGTCCAATGGTGACCATGGATCTGCCACTCTACCACGCAGCTGGACTCCAACCAGGGAAGAGCGGCTCATCAAGTTCTCTGGAATAGGTCCAGTGGATGAAACTGGGATGCCCATCGCCTCCAGATcc AGTGTGAACAAGCCCAGAGACTGGTACAAGAGCATGTTCAGACAGATCCACAAGAAGCCAGAGG AGCCTGAGCTGGAGGATTCTGAGCGGTGGTCAGCCGAAC GGCTCCAGTTATCCGCCAGCACAGAAGAAAGCAGCGACACAGACAAGAATCTGTTCAGACTGACACCGTATGGCGCTCTACCAGACTG GAGCGAGGATGTAGATAAGCTGTCAGACCTGGGAAAGCAGCACCCTCAGCCGAGGAGCATATTCGACTTTGAACCGGGAAAGAGCAGCACTTCAGAGATCCAGAGCCAG ACGTATTTGTCCCCGAAGATTCAGCCTGAGAAACCAAAGCCTCCTTCTATTGAG GCCAGTCTGGTCTCTGAGCTGAGTCGATTTGAGGCTGAGCTGGACTCGGAGATCCAGGGCCTGGAGAGGACGCTTTCCCAGAAGAAGCAGCGTCGAGGCCGGGGTGAG GAGGCCAGAGGCAGGGATCCAGCAGCTGAAACCGCAAACTACAG CAGTTCCCCAGCATCACAGCAGCCCGTCCATCGCTCCGTCGGCACGTCACTGGCTTCTGCTCCCACATATG TAGAACGTCTCTCCCCTGCAAATGAAACCATGGAGCTGCCGCCTAAGAAAGACGAGAAGAAG atgAAAGCAGCGCGAGCCAAGTTCAATTTCCAGGCTCAGTCTCCCAA gGAGCTCACTCTGCACAAGGGCGACATTGTTTACATCCACAGGCAGGTCGATGCCAACTGGTTTGAGGGAGAACATCATGGAAGAGCCGGCATTTTTCCCACATCTTATGTAGAG ATTGTTCCTCCTACCGAGAAGCCGACACCTATCAAGTCTCCCACTCTCCAGGTGTTGGACTATGGAGAAGCTGTGGCTCTATTCAACTTCAATGGTGACCTACCAGTTGAACTGTCTTTTCGTAAA GGTGAGGTGATCAATATTACCAGGCAAATCGATGAAAAGTGGTTGGAGGGGAGGATCACAGGGACCAGCCGGAGCGGCATCTTCCCGGTCAATTATGTCCAGGTCAACAAGATGCCTCGCACAAAATACTCCACAGACGACTACTCACCAGGCCCCATGTCTCCCGTCTCCCCTGGACCCCAGAGTCCAGGACGTCCACTCCACTCACCACATTCACCATTTTCCCCCACCTCCCTCAGCCCCAGACCTGAGCACTCCCCCTTGATGCCATCTTCACCTGTATTTTACAGCAGCCAAGTGTCACAGTCACGCTCCCCCACTCAGACAGCCACACCCAAAGAAATGGCAAATCACTGGCCGCACAGCACCTACAAAACTGCTTCACCCACCAACCAGAACAACCACTTGGCTGGGACACACTTGGCTAACCAGAGCTCTGCACCTAGAGCAGTTTCACCCTCCACTCAGTCATCAGCATCCTCACACAGAGCAGGAGCTACGGCAGTGAACACGTCCAGATACACTGAACCCTCGCAG GGTTCAATACCAAACCAAGCTGCTCCGTCTAATCCACATGTCAACTCCCTGCTTAAAACACACTTCCCAAACGACGTCGCTACATCAGTGGGGCAACGCAAACC ATACAAAGCTGTTTACAACTACAGACCACAGAATTCAGATGAGTTGGAGCTCAGAGAAGGAGACATTGTacaagtgatggagaaatgtGATGATGGCTGGTTTGTAG GTACGTCAGAACGGACTCGTGCTTTTGGGACTTTTCCCGGGAACTATGTGGCACCAGTTTGA
- the sorbs3 gene encoding vinexin isoform X4: protein MQSQQLTEVVGDPNGSRLIYSGEAGFSSGQQILTSPEMTHEVVISPGLPTPPLSPFSSARQPSGEFKVSEVNGSGPTVLSFGSYYGPSQLHGGLSNGDHGSATLPRSWTPTREERLIKFSGIGPVDETGMPIASRSSVNKPRDWYKSMFRQIHKKPEEPELEDSERWSAERLQLSASTEESSDTDKNLFRLTPYGALPDWSEDVDKLSDLGKQHPQPRSIFDFEPGKSSTSEIQSQTYLSPKIQPEKPKPPSIEASLVSELSRFEAELDSEIQGLERTLSQKKQRRGRGEEARGRDPAAETANYSSSPASQQPVHRSVGTSLASAPTYVERLSPANETMELPPKKDEKKMKAARAKFNFQAQSPKELTLHKGDIVYIHRQVDANWFEGEHHGRAGIFPTSYVEIVPPTEKPTPIKSPTLQVLDYGEAVALFNFNGDLPVELSFRKGEVINITRQIDEKWLEGRITGTSRSGIFPVNYVQVNKMPRTKYSTDDYSPGPMSPVSPGPQSPGRPLHSPHSPFSPTSLSPRPEHSPLMPSSPVFYSSQVSQSRSPTQTATPKEMANHWPHSTYKTASPTNQNNHLAGTHLANQSSAPRAVSPSTQSSASSHRAGATAVNTSRYTEPSQGSIPNQAAPSNPHVNSLLKTHFPNDVATSVGQRKPYKAVYNYRPQNSDELELREGDIVQVMEKCDDGWFVDSLSDL, encoded by the exons ATGCAGTCTCAG CAGCTTACGGAAGTGGTTGGCGATCCAAATGGCTCCCGGCTGATCTACTCCGGGGAGGCTGGATTTTCATCAGGGCAGCAGATACTAACTTCTCCTGAGATGACCCATGAGGTGGTCATCTCCCCTGGACTCCCTACTCCTCCCTTGAGCCCTTTCAGCTCAGCTAGACAGCCATCTGGAGAGTTCAAG GTTTCAGAAGTGAATGGAagtggcccaacagtcctcagCTTTGGATCATATTATGGCCCCTCACAATTGCATG GTGGACTGTCCAATGGTGACCATGGATCTGCCACTCTACCACGCAGCTGGACTCCAACCAGGGAAGAGCGGCTCATCAAGTTCTCTGGAATAGGTCCAGTGGATGAAACTGGGATGCCCATCGCCTCCAGATcc AGTGTGAACAAGCCCAGAGACTGGTACAAGAGCATGTTCAGACAGATCCACAAGAAGCCAGAGG AGCCTGAGCTGGAGGATTCTGAGCGGTGGTCAGCCGAAC GGCTCCAGTTATCCGCCAGCACAGAAGAAAGCAGCGACACAGACAAGAATCTGTTCAGACTGACACCGTATGGCGCTCTACCAGACTG GAGCGAGGATGTAGATAAGCTGTCAGACCTGGGAAAGCAGCACCCTCAGCCGAGGAGCATATTCGACTTTGAACCGGGAAAGAGCAGCACTTCAGAGATCCAGAGCCAG ACGTATTTGTCCCCGAAGATTCAGCCTGAGAAACCAAAGCCTCCTTCTATTGAG GCCAGTCTGGTCTCTGAGCTGAGTCGATTTGAGGCTGAGCTGGACTCGGAGATCCAGGGCCTGGAGAGGACGCTTTCCCAGAAGAAGCAGCGTCGAGGCCGGGGTGAG GAGGCCAGAGGCAGGGATCCAGCAGCTGAAACCGCAAACTACAG CAGTTCCCCAGCATCACAGCAGCCCGTCCATCGCTCCGTCGGCACGTCACTGGCTTCTGCTCCCACATATG TAGAACGTCTCTCCCCTGCAAATGAAACCATGGAGCTGCCGCCTAAGAAAGACGAGAAGAAG atgAAAGCAGCGCGAGCCAAGTTCAATTTCCAGGCTCAGTCTCCCAA gGAGCTCACTCTGCACAAGGGCGACATTGTTTACATCCACAGGCAGGTCGATGCCAACTGGTTTGAGGGAGAACATCATGGAAGAGCCGGCATTTTTCCCACATCTTATGTAGAG ATTGTTCCTCCTACCGAGAAGCCGACACCTATCAAGTCTCCCACTCTCCAGGTGTTGGACTATGGAGAAGCTGTGGCTCTATTCAACTTCAATGGTGACCTACCAGTTGAACTGTCTTTTCGTAAA GGTGAGGTGATCAATATTACCAGGCAAATCGATGAAAAGTGGTTGGAGGGGAGGATCACAGGGACCAGCCGGAGCGGCATCTTCCCGGTCAATTATGTCCAGGTCAACAAGATGCCTCGCACAAAATACTCCACAGACGACTACTCACCAGGCCCCATGTCTCCCGTCTCCCCTGGACCCCAGAGTCCAGGACGTCCACTCCACTCACCACATTCACCATTTTCCCCCACCTCCCTCAGCCCCAGACCTGAGCACTCCCCCTTGATGCCATCTTCACCTGTATTTTACAGCAGCCAAGTGTCACAGTCACGCTCCCCCACTCAGACAGCCACACCCAAAGAAATGGCAAATCACTGGCCGCACAGCACCTACAAAACTGCTTCACCCACCAACCAGAACAACCACTTGGCTGGGACACACTTGGCTAACCAGAGCTCTGCACCTAGAGCAGTTTCACCCTCCACTCAGTCATCAGCATCCTCACACAGAGCAGGAGCTACGGCAGTGAACACGTCCAGATACACTGAACCCTCGCAG GGTTCAATACCAAACCAAGCTGCTCCGTCTAATCCACATGTCAACTCCCTGCTTAAAACACACTTCCCAAACGACGTCGCTACATCAGTGGGGCAACGCAAACC ATACAAAGCTGTTTACAACTACAGACCACAGAATTCAGATGAGTTGGAGCTCAGAGAAGGAGACATTGTacaagtgatggagaaatgtGATGATGGCTGGTTTGTAG ATTCTCTTTCAGATCTCTGA
- the sorbs3 gene encoding vinexin isoform X5, with protein MQSQQLTEVVGDPNGSRLIYSGEAGFSSGQQILTSPEMTHEVVISPGLPTPPLSPFSSARQPSGEFKVSEVNGSGPTVLSFGSYYGPSQLHGGLSNGDHGSATLPRSWTPTREERLIKFSGIGPVDETGMPIASRSSVNKPRDWYKSMFRQIHKKPEEPELEDSERWSAERLQLSASTEESSDTDKNLFRLTPYGALPDWSEDVDKLSDLGKQHPQPRSIFDFEPGKSSTSEIQSQTYLSPKIQPEKPKPPSIEEARGRDPAAETANYSSSPASQQPVHRSVGTSLASAPTYVERLSPANETMELPPKKDEKKMKAARAKFNFQAQSPKELTLHKGDIVYIHRQVDANWFEGEHHGRAGIFPTSYVEIVPPTEKPTPIKSPTLQVLDYGEAVALFNFNGDLPVELSFRKGEVINITRQIDEKWLEGRITGTSRSGIFPVNYVQVNKMPRTKYSTDDYSPGPMSPVSPGPQSPGRPLHSPHSPFSPTSLSPRPEHSPLMPSSPVFYSSQVSQSRSPTQTATPKEMANHWPHSTYKTASPTNQNNHLAGTHLANQSSAPRAVSPSTQSSASSHRAGATAVNTSRYTEPSQGSIPNQAAPSNPHVNSLLKTHFPNDVATSVGQRKPYKAVYNYRPQNSDELELREGDIVQVMEKCDDGWFVGTSERTRAFGTFPGNYVAPV; from the exons ATGCAGTCTCAG CAGCTTACGGAAGTGGTTGGCGATCCAAATGGCTCCCGGCTGATCTACTCCGGGGAGGCTGGATTTTCATCAGGGCAGCAGATACTAACTTCTCCTGAGATGACCCATGAGGTGGTCATCTCCCCTGGACTCCCTACTCCTCCCTTGAGCCCTTTCAGCTCAGCTAGACAGCCATCTGGAGAGTTCAAG GTTTCAGAAGTGAATGGAagtggcccaacagtcctcagCTTTGGATCATATTATGGCCCCTCACAATTGCATG GTGGACTGTCCAATGGTGACCATGGATCTGCCACTCTACCACGCAGCTGGACTCCAACCAGGGAAGAGCGGCTCATCAAGTTCTCTGGAATAGGTCCAGTGGATGAAACTGGGATGCCCATCGCCTCCAGATcc AGTGTGAACAAGCCCAGAGACTGGTACAAGAGCATGTTCAGACAGATCCACAAGAAGCCAGAGG AGCCTGAGCTGGAGGATTCTGAGCGGTGGTCAGCCGAAC GGCTCCAGTTATCCGCCAGCACAGAAGAAAGCAGCGACACAGACAAGAATCTGTTCAGACTGACACCGTATGGCGCTCTACCAGACTG GAGCGAGGATGTAGATAAGCTGTCAGACCTGGGAAAGCAGCACCCTCAGCCGAGGAGCATATTCGACTTTGAACCGGGAAAGAGCAGCACTTCAGAGATCCAGAGCCAG ACGTATTTGTCCCCGAAGATTCAGCCTGAGAAACCAAAGCCTCCTTCTATTGAG GAGGCCAGAGGCAGGGATCCAGCAGCTGAAACCGCAAACTACAG CAGTTCCCCAGCATCACAGCAGCCCGTCCATCGCTCCGTCGGCACGTCACTGGCTTCTGCTCCCACATATG TAGAACGTCTCTCCCCTGCAAATGAAACCATGGAGCTGCCGCCTAAGAAAGACGAGAAGAAG atgAAAGCAGCGCGAGCCAAGTTCAATTTCCAGGCTCAGTCTCCCAA gGAGCTCACTCTGCACAAGGGCGACATTGTTTACATCCACAGGCAGGTCGATGCCAACTGGTTTGAGGGAGAACATCATGGAAGAGCCGGCATTTTTCCCACATCTTATGTAGAG ATTGTTCCTCCTACCGAGAAGCCGACACCTATCAAGTCTCCCACTCTCCAGGTGTTGGACTATGGAGAAGCTGTGGCTCTATTCAACTTCAATGGTGACCTACCAGTTGAACTGTCTTTTCGTAAA GGTGAGGTGATCAATATTACCAGGCAAATCGATGAAAAGTGGTTGGAGGGGAGGATCACAGGGACCAGCCGGAGCGGCATCTTCCCGGTCAATTATGTCCAGGTCAACAAGATGCCTCGCACAAAATACTCCACAGACGACTACTCACCAGGCCCCATGTCTCCCGTCTCCCCTGGACCCCAGAGTCCAGGACGTCCACTCCACTCACCACATTCACCATTTTCCCCCACCTCCCTCAGCCCCAGACCTGAGCACTCCCCCTTGATGCCATCTTCACCTGTATTTTACAGCAGCCAAGTGTCACAGTCACGCTCCCCCACTCAGACAGCCACACCCAAAGAAATGGCAAATCACTGGCCGCACAGCACCTACAAAACTGCTTCACCCACCAACCAGAACAACCACTTGGCTGGGACACACTTGGCTAACCAGAGCTCTGCACCTAGAGCAGTTTCACCCTCCACTCAGTCATCAGCATCCTCACACAGAGCAGGAGCTACGGCAGTGAACACGTCCAGATACACTGAACCCTCGCAG GGTTCAATACCAAACCAAGCTGCTCCGTCTAATCCACATGTCAACTCCCTGCTTAAAACACACTTCCCAAACGACGTCGCTACATCAGTGGGGCAACGCAAACC ATACAAAGCTGTTTACAACTACAGACCACAGAATTCAGATGAGTTGGAGCTCAGAGAAGGAGACATTGTacaagtgatggagaaatgtGATGATGGCTGGTTTGTAG GTACGTCAGAACGGACTCGTGCTTTTGGGACTTTTCCCGGGAACTATGTGGCACCAGTTTGA
- the sorbs3 gene encoding vinexin isoform X2 — MQSQQLTEVVGDPNGSRLIYSGEAGFSSGQQILTSPEMTHEVVISPGLPTPPLSPFSSARQPSGEFKVSEVNGSGPTVLSFGSYYGPSQLHGGLSNGDHGSATLPRSWTPTREERLIKFSGIGPVDETGMPIASRSSVNKPRDWYKSMFRQIHKKPEEPELEDSERWSAERLQLSASTEESSDTDKNLFRLTPYGALPDWSEDVDKLSDLGKQHPQPRSIFDFEPGKSSTSEIQSQTYLSPKIQPEKPKPPSIEASLVSELSRFEAELDSEIQGLERTLSQKKQRRGRGEEARGRDPAAETANYSSPASQQPVHRSVGTSLASAPTYVERLSPANETMELPPKKDEKKMKAARAKFNFQAQSPKELTLHKGDIVYIHRQVDANWFEGEHHGRAGIFPTSYVEIVPPTEKPTPIKSPTLQVLDYGEAVALFNFNGDLPVELSFRKGEVINITRQIDEKWLEGRITGTSRSGIFPVNYVQVNKMPRTKYSTDDYSPGPMSPVSPGPQSPGRPLHSPHSPFSPTSLSPRPEHSPLMPSSPVFYSSQVSQSRSPTQTATPKEMANHWPHSTYKTASPTNQNNHLAGTHLANQSSAPRAVSPSTQSSASSHRAGATAVNTSRYTEPSQGSIPNQAAPSNPHVNSLLKTHFPNDVATSVGQRKPYKAVYNYRPQNSDELELREGDIVQVMEKCDDGWFVGTSERTRAFGTFPGNYVAPV; from the exons ATGCAGTCTCAG CAGCTTACGGAAGTGGTTGGCGATCCAAATGGCTCCCGGCTGATCTACTCCGGGGAGGCTGGATTTTCATCAGGGCAGCAGATACTAACTTCTCCTGAGATGACCCATGAGGTGGTCATCTCCCCTGGACTCCCTACTCCTCCCTTGAGCCCTTTCAGCTCAGCTAGACAGCCATCTGGAGAGTTCAAG GTTTCAGAAGTGAATGGAagtggcccaacagtcctcagCTTTGGATCATATTATGGCCCCTCACAATTGCATG GTGGACTGTCCAATGGTGACCATGGATCTGCCACTCTACCACGCAGCTGGACTCCAACCAGGGAAGAGCGGCTCATCAAGTTCTCTGGAATAGGTCCAGTGGATGAAACTGGGATGCCCATCGCCTCCAGATcc AGTGTGAACAAGCCCAGAGACTGGTACAAGAGCATGTTCAGACAGATCCACAAGAAGCCAGAGG AGCCTGAGCTGGAGGATTCTGAGCGGTGGTCAGCCGAAC GGCTCCAGTTATCCGCCAGCACAGAAGAAAGCAGCGACACAGACAAGAATCTGTTCAGACTGACACCGTATGGCGCTCTACCAGACTG GAGCGAGGATGTAGATAAGCTGTCAGACCTGGGAAAGCAGCACCCTCAGCCGAGGAGCATATTCGACTTTGAACCGGGAAAGAGCAGCACTTCAGAGATCCAGAGCCAG ACGTATTTGTCCCCGAAGATTCAGCCTGAGAAACCAAAGCCTCCTTCTATTGAG GCCAGTCTGGTCTCTGAGCTGAGTCGATTTGAGGCTGAGCTGGACTCGGAGATCCAGGGCCTGGAGAGGACGCTTTCCCAGAAGAAGCAGCGTCGAGGCCGGGGTGAG GAGGCCAGAGGCAGGGATCCAGCAGCTGAAACCGCAAACTACAG TTCCCCAGCATCACAGCAGCCCGTCCATCGCTCCGTCGGCACGTCACTGGCTTCTGCTCCCACATATG TAGAACGTCTCTCCCCTGCAAATGAAACCATGGAGCTGCCGCCTAAGAAAGACGAGAAGAAG atgAAAGCAGCGCGAGCCAAGTTCAATTTCCAGGCTCAGTCTCCCAA gGAGCTCACTCTGCACAAGGGCGACATTGTTTACATCCACAGGCAGGTCGATGCCAACTGGTTTGAGGGAGAACATCATGGAAGAGCCGGCATTTTTCCCACATCTTATGTAGAG ATTGTTCCTCCTACCGAGAAGCCGACACCTATCAAGTCTCCCACTCTCCAGGTGTTGGACTATGGAGAAGCTGTGGCTCTATTCAACTTCAATGGTGACCTACCAGTTGAACTGTCTTTTCGTAAA GGTGAGGTGATCAATATTACCAGGCAAATCGATGAAAAGTGGTTGGAGGGGAGGATCACAGGGACCAGCCGGAGCGGCATCTTCCCGGTCAATTATGTCCAGGTCAACAAGATGCCTCGCACAAAATACTCCACAGACGACTACTCACCAGGCCCCATGTCTCCCGTCTCCCCTGGACCCCAGAGTCCAGGACGTCCACTCCACTCACCACATTCACCATTTTCCCCCACCTCCCTCAGCCCCAGACCTGAGCACTCCCCCTTGATGCCATCTTCACCTGTATTTTACAGCAGCCAAGTGTCACAGTCACGCTCCCCCACTCAGACAGCCACACCCAAAGAAATGGCAAATCACTGGCCGCACAGCACCTACAAAACTGCTTCACCCACCAACCAGAACAACCACTTGGCTGGGACACACTTGGCTAACCAGAGCTCTGCACCTAGAGCAGTTTCACCCTCCACTCAGTCATCAGCATCCTCACACAGAGCAGGAGCTACGGCAGTGAACACGTCCAGATACACTGAACCCTCGCAG GGTTCAATACCAAACCAAGCTGCTCCGTCTAATCCACATGTCAACTCCCTGCTTAAAACACACTTCCCAAACGACGTCGCTACATCAGTGGGGCAACGCAAACC ATACAAAGCTGTTTACAACTACAGACCACAGAATTCAGATGAGTTGGAGCTCAGAGAAGGAGACATTGTacaagtgatggagaaatgtGATGATGGCTGGTTTGTAG GTACGTCAGAACGGACTCGTGCTTTTGGGACTTTTCCCGGGAACTATGTGGCACCAGTTTGA
- the sorbs3 gene encoding vinexin isoform X3, with product MQSQLTEVVGDPNGSRLIYSGEAGFSSGQQILTSPEMTHEVVISPGLPTPPLSPFSSARQPSGEFKVSEVNGSGPTVLSFGSYYGPSQLHGGLSNGDHGSATLPRSWTPTREERLIKFSGIGPVDETGMPIASRSSVNKPRDWYKSMFRQIHKKPEEPELEDSERWSAERLQLSASTEESSDTDKNLFRLTPYGALPDWSEDVDKLSDLGKQHPQPRSIFDFEPGKSSTSEIQSQTYLSPKIQPEKPKPPSIEASLVSELSRFEAELDSEIQGLERTLSQKKQRRGRGEEARGRDPAAETANYSSSPASQQPVHRSVGTSLASAPTYVERLSPANETMELPPKKDEKKMKAARAKFNFQAQSPKELTLHKGDIVYIHRQVDANWFEGEHHGRAGIFPTSYVEIVPPTEKPTPIKSPTLQVLDYGEAVALFNFNGDLPVELSFRKGEVINITRQIDEKWLEGRITGTSRSGIFPVNYVQVNKMPRTKYSTDDYSPGPMSPVSPGPQSPGRPLHSPHSPFSPTSLSPRPEHSPLMPSSPVFYSSQVSQSRSPTQTATPKEMANHWPHSTYKTASPTNQNNHLAGTHLANQSSAPRAVSPSTQSSASSHRAGATAVNTSRYTEPSQGSIPNQAAPSNPHVNSLLKTHFPNDVATSVGQRKPYKAVYNYRPQNSDELELREGDIVQVMEKCDDGWFVGTSERTRAFGTFPGNYVAPV from the exons ATGCAGTCTCAG CTTACGGAAGTGGTTGGCGATCCAAATGGCTCCCGGCTGATCTACTCCGGGGAGGCTGGATTTTCATCAGGGCAGCAGATACTAACTTCTCCTGAGATGACCCATGAGGTGGTCATCTCCCCTGGACTCCCTACTCCTCCCTTGAGCCCTTTCAGCTCAGCTAGACAGCCATCTGGAGAGTTCAAG GTTTCAGAAGTGAATGGAagtggcccaacagtcctcagCTTTGGATCATATTATGGCCCCTCACAATTGCATG GTGGACTGTCCAATGGTGACCATGGATCTGCCACTCTACCACGCAGCTGGACTCCAACCAGGGAAGAGCGGCTCATCAAGTTCTCTGGAATAGGTCCAGTGGATGAAACTGGGATGCCCATCGCCTCCAGATcc AGTGTGAACAAGCCCAGAGACTGGTACAAGAGCATGTTCAGACAGATCCACAAGAAGCCAGAGG AGCCTGAGCTGGAGGATTCTGAGCGGTGGTCAGCCGAAC GGCTCCAGTTATCCGCCAGCACAGAAGAAAGCAGCGACACAGACAAGAATCTGTTCAGACTGACACCGTATGGCGCTCTACCAGACTG GAGCGAGGATGTAGATAAGCTGTCAGACCTGGGAAAGCAGCACCCTCAGCCGAGGAGCATATTCGACTTTGAACCGGGAAAGAGCAGCACTTCAGAGATCCAGAGCCAG ACGTATTTGTCCCCGAAGATTCAGCCTGAGAAACCAAAGCCTCCTTCTATTGAG GCCAGTCTGGTCTCTGAGCTGAGTCGATTTGAGGCTGAGCTGGACTCGGAGATCCAGGGCCTGGAGAGGACGCTTTCCCAGAAGAAGCAGCGTCGAGGCCGGGGTGAG GAGGCCAGAGGCAGGGATCCAGCAGCTGAAACCGCAAACTACAG CAGTTCCCCAGCATCACAGCAGCCCGTCCATCGCTCCGTCGGCACGTCACTGGCTTCTGCTCCCACATATG TAGAACGTCTCTCCCCTGCAAATGAAACCATGGAGCTGCCGCCTAAGAAAGACGAGAAGAAG atgAAAGCAGCGCGAGCCAAGTTCAATTTCCAGGCTCAGTCTCCCAA gGAGCTCACTCTGCACAAGGGCGACATTGTTTACATCCACAGGCAGGTCGATGCCAACTGGTTTGAGGGAGAACATCATGGAAGAGCCGGCATTTTTCCCACATCTTATGTAGAG ATTGTTCCTCCTACCGAGAAGCCGACACCTATCAAGTCTCCCACTCTCCAGGTGTTGGACTATGGAGAAGCTGTGGCTCTATTCAACTTCAATGGTGACCTACCAGTTGAACTGTCTTTTCGTAAA GGTGAGGTGATCAATATTACCAGGCAAATCGATGAAAAGTGGTTGGAGGGGAGGATCACAGGGACCAGCCGGAGCGGCATCTTCCCGGTCAATTATGTCCAGGTCAACAAGATGCCTCGCACAAAATACTCCACAGACGACTACTCACCAGGCCCCATGTCTCCCGTCTCCCCTGGACCCCAGAGTCCAGGACGTCCACTCCACTCACCACATTCACCATTTTCCCCCACCTCCCTCAGCCCCAGACCTGAGCACTCCCCCTTGATGCCATCTTCACCTGTATTTTACAGCAGCCAAGTGTCACAGTCACGCTCCCCCACTCAGACAGCCACACCCAAAGAAATGGCAAATCACTGGCCGCACAGCACCTACAAAACTGCTTCACCCACCAACCAGAACAACCACTTGGCTGGGACACACTTGGCTAACCAGAGCTCTGCACCTAGAGCAGTTTCACCCTCCACTCAGTCATCAGCATCCTCACACAGAGCAGGAGCTACGGCAGTGAACACGTCCAGATACACTGAACCCTCGCAG GGTTCAATACCAAACCAAGCTGCTCCGTCTAATCCACATGTCAACTCCCTGCTTAAAACACACTTCCCAAACGACGTCGCTACATCAGTGGGGCAACGCAAACC ATACAAAGCTGTTTACAACTACAGACCACAGAATTCAGATGAGTTGGAGCTCAGAGAAGGAGACATTGTacaagtgatggagaaatgtGATGATGGCTGGTTTGTAG GTACGTCAGAACGGACTCGTGCTTTTGGGACTTTTCCCGGGAACTATGTGGCACCAGTTTGA